Proteins from one Bacteroides zhangwenhongii genomic window:
- the pbpC gene encoding penicillin-binding protein 1C, translating into MKVKISEVFRNLSVTRKVILGSIALLVMGYMFCLPQQLFHVPYSTVVTDRNEELLGARIASDGQWRFPPRNTTPEKIKHCLITFEDKHFYHHWGVNPLAIGRAVYQNIKNKRIVSGGSTLTMQTIRLARNKPRTFGEKIIEMIWATRLEFRASKEEILSMYISHAPFGGNVVGLDAAAWRYFGHSAEELSWAESAMLAVLPNAPAMIHLSKGRETLLAKRNRVLKLLHEKGIIDSSTYELAVSEPLPEEPHLLPQTAPHLVSRFYKERNGQYSHSTIDRGIQMHIEDIAERWSNEFNRSDIRNLAILVIDLPTNQVIAYCGNVHFDHRQGGNQVDVIQAPRSTGSILKPFLYYAMLQEGALLPHTLLPDIPININGFSPQNFSRQYEGAVPASEALARSLNIPAVTMLQKYGVPKFHNFLQQTGFKTITRPSSHYGLSLILGGAEATLWDVTNAYAQMGRSLIPNQHSDAVPQKEADILMGEESKNEAIQQKFTWDKGAVWQTFDALKEVNRPEEIDWKSIPSMQTIAWKTGTSYGFRDAWAVGVTPRYAVGVWVGNATGEGKPGLVGAQTAGPVLFDVFNYLPSSSWFERPTGVFIDAEVCRQSGHLKGRFCEETDTVLILPSGLRTESCPYHHFITLSADEKYRIYENCANTEPTFQRSWFALPPVWEWYYKQHHPEYKPLPPFKSGCGEDSFQPMQFIYPPMNARIKLPKQLDGNKGFITVELAHNNPEAIVFWHLDDIYLMQTQDFHKISLQPEPGKHSLTAVDGEGNTVSTTFFIE; encoded by the coding sequence ATGAAAGTTAAGATATCGGAGGTATTCAGAAATCTATCCGTCACCCGGAAAGTAATACTTGGCAGTATTGCTCTCTTGGTGATGGGATATATGTTTTGTCTTCCCCAACAACTCTTTCATGTCCCCTACTCGACTGTCGTCACTGATAGGAACGAAGAACTGTTGGGAGCACGTATCGCTTCCGACGGGCAGTGGCGTTTCCCTCCGAGGAATACGACACCGGAGAAAATAAAACACTGCCTTATCACTTTTGAGGACAAACATTTCTATCATCATTGGGGTGTTAATCCGCTTGCCATCGGAAGAGCCGTTTATCAAAACATCAAGAACAAACGTATTGTAAGCGGAGGAAGCACGCTGACCATGCAAACTATCCGGCTTGCACGAAACAAACCCAGAACTTTCGGAGAGAAAATAATCGAAATGATCTGGGCTACACGTTTGGAATTCAGGGCTTCTAAAGAAGAAATCCTATCCATGTATATATCTCATGCCCCTTTCGGAGGAAATGTGGTAGGACTGGATGCGGCCGCCTGGCGTTATTTCGGTCATTCAGCCGAAGAGTTGTCATGGGCGGAATCGGCCATGCTCGCCGTATTACCCAATGCTCCAGCCATGATTCATCTATCCAAAGGACGGGAGACATTACTTGCCAAACGTAACCGGGTCCTTAAACTGCTCCATGAGAAAGGAATCATAGATTCGTCTACTTATGAGCTGGCTGTCAGCGAACCTCTTCCCGAAGAGCCACATCTTCTTCCGCAAACAGCTCCCCACTTAGTCAGCCGTTTCTACAAAGAAAGAAATGGACAGTACTCACATTCCACCATTGACCGGGGAATTCAAATGCATATAGAAGACATCGCTGAACGTTGGAGCAATGAATTTAACCGAAGCGATATCCGCAATCTGGCCATTTTAGTAATCGACCTCCCTACCAATCAAGTGATAGCCTATTGCGGGAATGTACATTTCGACCATCGGCAAGGAGGTAATCAGGTGGATGTAATTCAAGCTCCCAGAAGCACAGGAAGTATTTTGAAACCTTTTTTATATTATGCGATGTTGCAGGAGGGGGCATTATTGCCACATACGCTACTTCCTGACATCCCCATTAACATAAACGGATTCAGTCCGCAGAATTTCAGCAGGCAGTATGAGGGGGCTGTGCCCGCTTCGGAAGCACTTGCCCGTTCACTGAATATTCCAGCCGTGACAATGTTACAAAAATATGGCGTTCCCAAATTTCATAATTTCCTGCAACAGACAGGATTCAAAACAATCACCCGTCCATCGTCCCACTACGGTTTATCCCTGATTCTGGGAGGAGCAGAAGCCACTTTATGGGATGTAACAAATGCGTACGCACAAATGGGACGAAGTCTGATTCCGAATCAGCATAGTGATGCAGTCCCTCAAAAAGAAGCCGACATCTTAATGGGAGAAGAGAGTAAAAACGAAGCGATACAACAAAAATTCACTTGGGACAAGGGTGCAGTGTGGCAAACTTTCGACGCGCTAAAAGAAGTCAACCGCCCCGAAGAGATCGATTGGAAGTCCATCCCTTCCATGCAGACCATCGCCTGGAAAACAGGAACGAGTTATGGATTCCGGGATGCTTGGGCGGTAGGCGTCACTCCTCGTTACGCAGTCGGCGTATGGGTAGGAAACGCAACCGGTGAAGGAAAACCGGGATTAGTGGGCGCACAAACGGCAGGTCCCGTATTATTCGATGTATTCAACTATCTTCCCTCTTCATCGTGGTTTGAACGTCCGACCGGTGTTTTTATTGATGCGGAAGTATGCCGTCAATCCGGTCATTTGAAAGGACGCTTCTGCGAGGAAACGGACACAGTGCTTATACTTCCCTCCGGACTACGAACGGAATCTTGCCCATATCATCACTTCATTACTTTATCTGCCGACGAGAAATATCGTATTTATGAGAATTGTGCCAATACGGAGCCTACTTTCCAAAGGTCATGGTTCGCACTGCCTCCTGTATGGGAATGGTATTATAAACAGCATCATCCGGAATACAAGCCTCTTCCTCCGTTCAAATCAGGTTGCGGAGAAGATAGTTTCCAACCCATGCAATTCATTTATCCTCCGATGAATGCACGAATCAAGCTACCGAAACAATTGGATGGCAACAAAGGATTCATCACTGTCGAACTGGCTCACAACAATCCCGAAGCAATCGTTTTCTGGCATCTCGATGATATATATCTGATGCAAACACAGGATTTTCATAAAATATCCTTGCAACCTGAACCGGGAAAACACTCTCTGACAGCCGTTGATGGGGAAGGAAATACGGTTTCCACCACTTTTTTCATAGAATGA
- a CDS encoding alpha-2-macroglobulin family protein, translating into MGQIKTGRSSLATKLFFFIMWIVTFSACTHSPKDIIPSAEYAPYVNAYTGGVISQSSTIRIELTHDQPMVDVNNELKDNPFSFSPSLKGKAYWISNNTIEFVPEEGTLKPGAFYEGTFQLGDFIEVDKKLKEFNFSFRVQERNFTIHAEPITITATQPDEVNIKGEIRFSDVVKKEEVEKMLIAGNGKSKNYPVDITSTNNPTRYEFSINRILREAEDYQIQLTANGNPAGIDHTQIEEIMIPAKDSFCFLTAKRIDQPENGIEVVFSAPVSNTQDLKGLIEIPEVSSYITQIKDNQVLIYFETNKINKLTLNIHEGIKSSQDRSLGTSHSISFSELNLKPQVEMATSAAILPDSKSLIIPFRAVNLYAVDLKVIRIFENNILMFMQNNSLASANELRRSGRLVYKKTLWLSKDSSKDIHQWEDYSIDLAGLIHQEPGAIYRVILSFRQEYSAYPCGGSEENKEMKFSDTTSDGLTKVSGSILSEADEAVWDTPEAYYYYNGDTMDWSLYRWKEQDNPCHPSYYMGADRTATCNVFASNLGMIVKKNSLNNLWIAVNNILDTKPVGKAQVTVYNFQLQTIGKGETNGEGLAEIAPKGVPFIIVAEADGQKAYVRVADGEEQSVSRFDVGGKDIQKGLKGFIYGERGVWRPGDTLHISFILEDREKRIPDKHPVALEIYNPKGQFYTKMISTQGMNGFYTFTVPTQADAPTGLWNAYVKVGGSTFHKGIRIETIKPNRLKITLALPRILQATDKEVYAPLTSAWLTGATASHLKTKVEMSLSKVNTQFKNYGQYIFNNPATDFTTIKTNVFDGMLSAEGRAGVTLKLPAATNAPGMLNASFTTRVFEPGGDASIYTQSVPFSPFTSYVGINLNQPKGKYIETDKDHVFDIVTVNPEGQAVSRSNLEYKIYRISWSWWWENNEESFSSYINGTSITPVASGSLQTNNGKASFKFRVDYPNWGRYLVYVKDKESGHATGGTIYVDWPEWRGRSSKSDPSGIKMLAFSLNKDSYEIGETAMAIIPAAANGRALVSIENGSTVLKQEWIEVSSKGDTKYTFKITEEMAPNVYLHISLLQPHAQTVNDLPIRMYGVVPVFVTNSQTILRPQIQMPEVLRPETNFNVTVSEKSGKPMTYTLAIVDDGLLDLTNFKTPDPWNDFYSREALGIRTWDMYDNVLGASAGSYGSLFSTGGDAALKPADAKANRFKPVVKFIGPFYLGKGKHQTHTLKLPMYVGSVRAMVVAGQDGAYGNAEKTAYVRTPLMLLSTLPRVLSIQEEITVPVNIFAMENQVKNVTVSIQVSGGGVQIAGPSQQSLTFNQPGDQLTFFTLKTGNKTGKATIHLTANGGGQQTKETIEIDVRNPNPVVTLRNSQWVEAGQSGEVSYSLSGFSDNNHIQLEVSRIPSVDITRRFDFLYDYQHQCTEQLTSKALPLLFISQFKTVNEQEAEKIKTNVQEAIRQIYARQLPNGGFVYWPGNAVADEWISSYTGMFLTLAQEKGYAVHSNVLNKWKHFQRAAAQNWRMPQDANSWQLWQSELMQAFRLYTLALAGVPEYGAMNRMKEQQGLSIQAKWRLAAAYALTGKMKPAEELVYKTETSVTPYSSMNFIYGSSDRDEAMILETLILMNRERDALQQAKKVSQNLSQEEYFSTQSTAFALMAMGRLAEKLSGTLDFTWTWNGKQQPAVKSAKAVFAKEIPTSSKSGTVSVKNQGKGALGVDIITRTQLLNDTLPAISDNLRMDIRYATLNGTPISAEEIKQGTDFTAVVSISNISETSDYTNLALTHIIPSGWEIYNERMATADTAINYSYQDIRDDRVLTYFNLHRGETKVFTIRLQAAYAGNFILPAVQCEAMYDTTVQARSKAGRTTVSR; encoded by the coding sequence ATGGGACAAATAAAAACTGGACGTAGCAGCCTCGCTACCAAACTATTCTTTTTCATAATGTGGATTGTGACCTTTTCCGCATGTACGCACAGTCCGAAAGACATCATCCCCTCTGCAGAATATGCCCCCTATGTAAATGCCTACACAGGAGGAGTCATCTCCCAAAGTTCGACTATACGCATCGAGCTGACACACGATCAACCTATGGTTGACGTAAATAATGAGTTAAAAGATAATCCGTTCAGCTTTTCACCGTCTTTGAAAGGAAAAGCATATTGGATTAGCAATAACACCATCGAATTTGTTCCGGAAGAAGGTACTTTAAAACCGGGAGCATTCTACGAAGGAACTTTCCAGCTTGGAGATTTTATCGAGGTAGATAAAAAACTAAAGGAATTTAACTTCTCATTCCGGGTGCAGGAACGTAACTTCACAATTCATGCAGAACCTATAACGATTACAGCTACTCAACCCGACGAAGTGAACATAAAAGGAGAAATACGCTTTAGTGACGTTGTGAAGAAAGAAGAAGTTGAGAAAATGCTGATAGCCGGCAATGGTAAAAGTAAAAATTATCCGGTCGATATTACCTCCACCAACAATCCGACTCGTTATGAATTCAGTATTAACCGGATCTTGCGGGAAGCGGAAGATTACCAAATCCAACTGACAGCAAACGGAAATCCCGCAGGAATTGACCATACGCAAATCGAAGAAATCATGATTCCGGCAAAAGACAGTTTCTGCTTTCTGACCGCCAAACGCATCGACCAACCGGAAAACGGGATCGAAGTCGTATTCTCTGCTCCCGTATCCAATACGCAAGATCTGAAAGGACTGATCGAGATACCGGAAGTATCTTCTTACATCACCCAAATTAAGGATAACCAGGTTCTTATCTATTTTGAAACCAACAAAATAAATAAACTGACTTTGAATATCCATGAAGGAATAAAAAGCAGTCAAGACCGTAGTCTGGGGACTTCCCACTCTATCTCATTCAGCGAATTGAATCTGAAACCGCAAGTAGAGATGGCTACCTCAGCCGCCATTCTTCCCGATTCGAAAAGCCTGATTATTCCATTCCGCGCTGTCAATCTGTATGCAGTAGATTTAAAGGTTATCCGCATCTTTGAGAATAATATCTTGATGTTCATGCAAAACAACTCTCTGGCCTCCGCCAATGAGTTGCGCCGTTCGGGACGCCTGGTTTATAAGAAAACATTGTGGCTAAGCAAGGATTCATCAAAAGATATTCATCAATGGGAAGATTACTCTATCGACCTTGCCGGACTGATTCATCAAGAACCGGGTGCCATCTATCGGGTTATCCTGTCTTTCCGCCAAGAATATTCCGCTTATCCTTGCGGTGGAAGTGAAGAAAACAAAGAAATGAAGTTTTCCGACACGACTTCCGACGGCCTGACAAAAGTTAGCGGTAGTATTTTGTCAGAGGCAGACGAAGCTGTATGGGACACTCCTGAGGCTTATTATTATTACAACGGCGACACTATGGACTGGAGTTTGTATCGGTGGAAAGAACAGGATAATCCGTGCCACCCGTCCTACTATATGGGAGCAGACCGGACAGCTACCTGCAATGTCTTTGCCTCTAATCTGGGAATGATCGTAAAGAAGAACTCCTTGAACAATCTGTGGATTGCAGTAAACAACATTTTGGACACAAAACCTGTCGGAAAGGCGCAAGTTACTGTTTACAATTTCCAGTTACAAACCATCGGTAAGGGAGAAACAAACGGAGAAGGCTTGGCGGAAATCGCTCCGAAAGGAGTTCCCTTCATTATCGTAGCAGAGGCAGACGGACAAAAAGCCTACGTACGTGTTGCAGACGGTGAAGAGCAATCGGTCAGCCGCTTCGATGTGGGTGGAAAGGATATTCAAAAAGGCTTAAAAGGATTTATATATGGTGAAAGAGGAGTATGGAGACCGGGAGACACCTTACATATATCTTTCATTCTGGAAGACCGGGAAAAAAGAATACCGGACAAACATCCGGTAGCACTGGAAATCTACAATCCGAAAGGCCAATTCTATACCAAAATGATCTCAACACAAGGGATGAATGGCTTTTACACATTTACTGTCCCTACTCAGGCAGATGCTCCTACCGGTCTGTGGAACGCATACGTAAAAGTAGGCGGTTCGACTTTCCATAAAGGGATACGCATCGAAACAATAAAACCCAACCGACTTAAAATAACGTTGGCATTGCCTAGAATTCTTCAAGCAACAGACAAAGAAGTCTATGCTCCACTCACTTCTGCCTGGCTGACAGGGGCTACGGCTTCACATCTGAAAACCAAAGTAGAGATGTCTCTGTCTAAAGTAAATACACAATTTAAAAACTACGGACAGTATATTTTCAATAATCCGGCTACAGATTTCACTACCATCAAGACAAATGTGTTTGACGGAATGCTCAGCGCAGAAGGAAGAGCGGGAGTCACTTTAAAACTCCCTGCAGCAACCAATGCGCCGGGTATGCTAAACGCATCTTTCACCACCCGTGTATTCGAACCGGGAGGAGATGCCAGTATCTATACCCAAAGCGTTCCTTTCTCTCCGTTCACATCGTATGTGGGCATTAACTTGAATCAGCCGAAAGGCAAATACATAGAAACGGACAAAGATCATGTATTTGACATTGTTACGGTGAATCCGGAAGGACAGGCGGTGAGCCGTTCAAATCTGGAATATAAGATCTACCGTATCAGTTGGAGCTGGTGGTGGGAAAACAATGAAGAATCTTTCAGTTCCTATATAAACGGGACTTCCATCACTCCGGTAGCCAGTGGGAGTCTGCAAACCAACAATGGAAAGGCTTCTTTCAAATTCCGCGTCGATTATCCCAATTGGGGACGTTATCTGGTCTATGTGAAAGACAAAGAAAGCGGACATGCCACCGGAGGTACTATCTACGTAGACTGGCCCGAATGGAGGGGACGTTCAAGTAAATCGGACCCCAGTGGTATTAAAATGCTTGCTTTCTCATTGAACAAAGATTCCTATGAGATAGGAGAAACAGCTATGGCTATTATCCCCGCAGCAGCCAACGGACGTGCATTGGTATCCATCGAGAACGGATCGACAGTACTCAAACAGGAATGGATCGAAGTTTCCAGCAAAGGAGACACAAAATATACGTTCAAGATCACAGAAGAAATGGCTCCGAATGTATATCTGCACATCAGCTTGTTGCAGCCTCATGCGCAGACAGTGAATGACTTGCCTATCCGTATGTATGGTGTTGTCCCGGTATTCGTAACCAACAGTCAAACGATATTAAGACCGCAAATACAAATGCCGGAAGTGCTACGACCGGAAACGAACTTCAATGTGACCGTCAGCGAAAAGAGCGGGAAGCCGATGACTTACACATTGGCTATCGTAGACGACGGTCTGCTGGACCTTACGAACTTCAAGACACCCGATCCTTGGAATGACTTCTATTCACGAGAAGCGCTCGGTATCCGGACATGGGATATGTACGACAATGTATTGGGAGCTTCCGCCGGAAGTTACGGTTCTCTTTTCAGTACAGGTGGGGACGCAGCTTTGAAACCGGCAGATGCAAAAGCAAACCGGTTCAAACCGGTCGTTAAATTCATAGGTCCTTTCTATCTGGGAAAAGGCAAACATCAGACACATACATTGAAACTTCCGATGTATGTAGGTTCCGTACGCGCTATGGTAGTGGCAGGACAGGACGGTGCTTATGGAAATGCAGAAAAGACGGCCTATGTACGGACACCGTTAATGCTGCTTTCCACCTTGCCGCGCGTACTTAGTATTCAAGAGGAAATCACTGTTCCGGTAAATATCTTTGCAATGGAAAATCAGGTAAAGAATGTCACCGTATCTATTCAAGTTTCCGGTGGAGGAGTACAAATTGCCGGGCCTTCGCAACAGTCGCTAACCTTCAATCAACCGGGCGACCAGCTTACATTCTTTACATTGAAGACCGGAAACAAAACAGGTAAAGCAACTATCCATCTGACGGCAAACGGGGGTGGGCAGCAAACTAAAGAAACCATCGAAATAGACGTGCGCAATCCGAATCCGGTCGTGACATTGCGCAACAGCCAATGGGTGGAAGCCGGACAAAGTGGAGAGGTATCGTATAGCCTAAGCGGTTTTTCCGACAACAATCATATTCAGTTGGAAGTATCCCGTATCCCATCCGTAGATATCACACGTCGATTCGACTTCTTATACGATTACCAACATCAGTGTACGGAGCAGTTGACTTCCAAAGCATTGCCGCTTCTGTTTATCTCTCAATTTAAAACGGTAAACGAACAGGAAGCAGAGAAAATAAAAACAAATGTACAGGAGGCTATCCGTCAGATTTATGCCCGGCAACTTCCCAATGGCGGTTTTGTCTATTGGCCGGGGAATGCCGTCGCAGACGAATGGATCAGTTCATATACCGGAATGTTCCTGACATTGGCACAAGAAAAGGGATATGCCGTCCATTCAAACGTATTGAATAAGTGGAAACACTTCCAACGTGCAGCAGCCCAGAACTGGCGTATGCCACAGGATGCAAACAGCTGGCAACTATGGCAGTCGGAGCTGATGCAAGCCTTCCGTCTATACACGCTGGCATTGGCCGGTGTGCCGGAATACGGAGCTATGAACAGAATGAAGGAACAGCAAGGATTATCCATTCAAGCCAAATGGAGATTGGCAGCCGCCTACGCATTGACAGGAAAAATGAAACCAGCCGAGGAATTGGTATATAAGACAGAAACCAGTGTCACTCCCTATTCTTCAATGAACTTTATTTACGGTTCGTCCGACCGGGATGAAGCGATGATTCTGGAAACATTAATCCTGATGAACCGGGAACGGGATGCACTTCAACAAGCAAAGAAAGTCTCGCAGAATCTGTCACAAGAGGAGTATTTCAGTACTCAGTCTACCGCATTTGCCCTCATGGCAATGGGACGCTTGGCAGAAAAGCTATCAGGTACACTTGATTTCACATGGACATGGAACGGCAAGCAACAACCTGCCGTGAAATCTGCCAAAGCGGTATTTGCCAAAGAGATTCCTACTTCATCGAAATCCGGAACAGTCTCTGTAAAGAATCAAGGCAAGGGAGCATTGGGAGTAGATATTATCACGCGCACACAATTGCTGAACGATACGCTGCCCGCCATCTCAGACAATCTTCGGATGGATATAAGATATGCAACTCTGAACGGCACGCCCATATCCGCAGAAGAAATTAAACAAGGAACTGACTTTACCGCTGTCGTTTCCATATCCAATATTAGCGAAACATCGGATTATACCAATCTGGCATTGACACATATTATACCATCCGGGTGGGAAATATATAATGAACGAATGGCGACTGCCGATACAGCTATCAATTACTCCTATCAGGATATCCGCGACGATCGTGTATTGACCTATTTCAATTTGCACCGTGGTGAGACAAAGGTTTTCACTATCAGATTGCAAGCGGCATACGCCGGTAACTTCATTCTTCCGGCTGTTCAGTGCGAAGCCATGTATGATACAACCGTGCAGGCACGAAGCAAAGCAGGAAGAACAACGGTGAGTCGCTAA
- a CDS encoding LytTR family DNA-binding domain-containing protein: MNNQNINIEHCDQTQITQNQESIFLYTTITGSLQLIHLEEIGYFRYNSKSKLWEVMLSNKHTLILKRNTNSQKILSLHPYLLQISQSYIINISYLASIEDNNCVLLPPFNDAELLQVSKSFMKKLKEKYPCL; this comes from the coding sequence ATGAATAATCAAAACATAAACATTGAGCATTGCGACCAGACACAAATTACGCAAAATCAAGAAAGCATATTCTTATATACCACTATTACCGGAAGTTTGCAACTGATTCACTTGGAAGAAATCGGTTATTTTCGCTATAACTCAAAAAGCAAATTGTGGGAAGTCATGCTATCCAACAAACATACTCTGATATTAAAAAGAAACACGAATTCGCAAAAGATATTGAGTTTACACCCTTATTTGCTTCAGATCAGTCAATCCTACATTATTAATATCAGCTATCTGGCATCAATTGAAGACAATAATTGTGTATTACTCCCCCCTTTTAATGACGCCGAGCTCCTACAAGTAAGCAAGTCCTTCATGAAAAAGTTGAAGGAAAAATACCCCTGTCTATAA
- a CDS encoding Txe/YoeB family addiction module toxin encodes MYRIILSDQARKEYLYFSQSGNKIILNKITVLLNDIAEHPYTGIGKPEPLKYELTGKWSRRITSEHRLVYSVNDDRVEVDILSMKYHYSKK; translated from the coding sequence ATGTACAGAATAATATTATCTGACCAAGCACGGAAGGAATATCTATACTTCTCACAGAGTGGCAATAAGATTATTCTGAATAAGATTACAGTTTTACTGAACGATATTGCAGAGCATCCTTATACTGGGATTGGGAAGCCAGAACCGCTAAAATATGAATTGACTGGTAAATGGTCAAGGAGAATCACCTCAGAACATCGTCTCGTTTACTCTGTAAACGATGACAGGGTAGAGGTTGATATACTCTCCATGAAGTACCATTACTCCAAGAAGTAA
- a CDS encoding type II toxin-antitoxin system Phd/YefM family antitoxin, with translation MRTANYTDLRANLKGYIDSVIDDYDTVIVNRGNGKGVVMISLDEYNSLKETEYIMSSPETMEAIRQGEEDIKNGNYIAQKDGESIEDFLKRASCTE, from the coding sequence ATGAGAACAGCTAACTATACAGATTTGAGAGCGAACCTTAAAGGTTACATTGATTCAGTGATTGATGACTATGATACTGTAATTGTTAATCGTGGTAATGGTAAAGGAGTAGTGATGATTTCCCTTGATGAATACAACTCATTAAAGGAAACGGAATATATAATGTCGTCACCTGAAACGATGGAAGCCATACGTCAAGGTGAGGAAGATATAAAAAACGGCAATTATATAGCACAGAAAGATGGAGAGAGCATAGAAGACTTCTTAAAGCGAGCATCATGTACAGAATAA
- a CDS encoding helix-turn-helix transcriptional regulator, whose translation MGILHLSIELALDLIALISGIILIIRAKDNYPQLYWGIIAVGIGFMFSWENIGWLTIVTDTPEYDFTELLNIDKMLKWYALANIVALFPIASLSPGYFNHFRIFTFLLPPIITITVGICYLCFNGNITAIHSLNEIMPNISNMDVKLRISIFLLSVITPLFILVYVTSRVKTHRKMNRNMYLFMGFLFLFLGIYILFTLSINEFIFNLFGITAIVFTVLFSMLYLRYENPFSDHISMVYDTEEENPEEMRNSFQPLTLFTTIESYLKKEHPYTDQKYSIKDLAEALNDKERNISDAIKSQGFTGFREYINYIRLEHFKQLIAQNPEKNVKELMFACGFNSRATFYRNFSERYGISPSKFIEYQQSK comes from the coding sequence ATGGGAATACTACATTTATCAATTGAACTAGCACTTGATTTGATAGCCCTGATATCGGGGATTATTCTTATCATTCGTGCCAAAGACAATTATCCTCAATTATATTGGGGAATCATAGCAGTCGGTATAGGGTTCATGTTTTCATGGGAAAACATCGGGTGGCTGACGATTGTCACGGACACTCCGGAATATGACTTCACAGAATTGCTCAATATTGATAAAATGCTTAAATGGTACGCTTTGGCCAATATCGTAGCACTATTTCCTATCGCATCCTTATCTCCGGGATATTTCAACCATTTCAGAATATTCACCTTCTTATTGCCTCCTATCATTACCATAACGGTAGGAATCTGCTATCTGTGCTTCAATGGCAACATAACGGCTATCCATTCACTAAATGAGATAATGCCCAATATCAGTAATATGGATGTCAAACTCAGAATCAGCATATTTCTGCTTTCTGTCATCACTCCTCTCTTTATTCTCGTTTATGTCACCAGCCGTGTTAAGACACATCGTAAGATGAATAGAAACATGTATCTATTCATGGGATTCTTATTCCTATTTCTTGGTATATACATCCTATTCACATTAAGCATTAATGAGTTTATCTTCAATTTATTCGGTATTACAGCAATCGTTTTTACCGTTTTATTCTCAATGCTATATTTACGATATGAGAATCCGTTTTCAGACCATATCAGTATGGTGTATGATACAGAAGAAGAAAATCCTGAAGAAATGAGAAACTCATTTCAGCCACTCACACTCTTCACCACAATCGAGAGTTATTTAAAGAAAGAACATCCTTACACAGATCAGAAATACAGTATAAAAGATTTGGCAGAAGCCTTAAATGACAAAGAACGCAATATTTCGGATGCAATCAAAAGTCAGGGATTTACAGGTTTCCGTGAATATATTAATTATATCCGACTAGAGCATTTCAAACAACTAATCGCCCAAAATCCGGAAAAAAATGTGAAAGAGTTGATGTTTGCATGCGGATTCAACTCACGGGCAACCTTCTACCGGAACTTTTCTGAAAGATATGGTATTTCTCCCAGTAAGTTCATTGAATATCAACAAAGTAAATAG